Proteins from one Deinococcus actinosclerus genomic window:
- a CDS encoding GGDEF domain-containing protein gives MTHPLEDDLFHLLPVPALRWPAHAPTHACPNHAYTRAFHPAGLPAPVTTWADGTHHTRLLTPSGDRRVCRLHLSTLPNTDRLLLIEDVHTYHLDPVTQLPTRDALLGDAAQTHGVTTLAALRLPTLRDHRQHLGDPPVDRALRHIARDLEQAAQRWSASAYHVGPHEFVLLSPHPLTPAGLAPLLRRAAQHLSVLGRQPDVCTGLADAPHDGRTLADLLAAAQDRAGTPSQPRGPLGLLRRLLRPAPTRHASLAL, from the coding sequence ATGACCCACCCGCTCGAAGACGACCTGTTCCACCTGCTGCCCGTGCCCGCCCTGCGCTGGCCCGCGCACGCCCCCACCCACGCCTGCCCCAACCACGCCTACACCCGGGCGTTCCATCCCGCCGGCCTGCCCGCCCCCGTCACCACCTGGGCCGACGGCACCCACCACACCCGCCTCCTCACCCCCAGCGGCGACCGCCGCGTGTGCCGCCTGCACCTGAGCACCCTGCCCAACACCGACCGCCTCCTCCTGATCGAGGACGTGCACACCTATCACCTCGATCCCGTCACGCAGCTGCCCACCCGCGACGCCCTGCTCGGCGACGCCGCCCAGACCCACGGCGTGACCACCCTCGCTGCCCTGCGCCTCCCCACCCTGCGCGACCACCGCCAGCACCTCGGCGACCCCCCCGTTGACCGGGCCCTGCGCCACATCGCCCGTGACCTCGAACAGGCGGCGCAGCGCTGGAGCGCCAGCGCGTACCACGTGGGACCCCACGAGTTCGTGCTGCTCAGCCCCCACCCGCTGACCCCCGCCGGACTGGCCCCCCTGCTGCGCCGCGCCGCCCAGCACCTGAGCGTCCTGGGCCGCCAGCCGGACGTCTGCACCGGCCTCGCCGACGCCCCACACGACGGCCGCACCCTGGCCGACCTGCTCGCCGCCGCCCAGGACCGCGCGGGCACACCCAGCCAGCCGCGCGGTCCGCTCGGCCTGCTGCGCCGCCTGCTGCGCCCGGCCCCCACCCGCCACGCGAGCCTGGCGCTGTGA
- a CDS encoding DinB family protein: protein MTAPNADLRAAYAWARVGRERLLTWLESLPGGVYTLERPDFAFGSLRNVQVHVADCYRMWIAARGLGETVVRLDPSALPDVAALRAAFADVDALVERALAAFTQPDEPRRVTSGDRELEVTGRWLVMHPLTHEFHHKGQLLTMGRVLGFPYPAGPDTDLGPPLPPAALGLLTEPGA, encoded by the coding sequence ATGACTGCACCGAATGCCGACCTGCGCGCCGCGTACGCCTGGGCCCGCGTGGGCCGCGAGCGCCTGCTGACGTGGCTGGAATCCCTGCCCGGGGGCGTGTACACCCTGGAACGCCCGGACTTCGCGTTCGGCAGCCTGCGGAACGTGCAGGTGCACGTCGCGGACTGCTACCGCATGTGGATCGCGGCGCGCGGCCTGGGCGAGACCGTCGTGCGGCTCGACCCGAGCGCGCTGCCGGACGTGGCGGCCCTGCGCGCCGCCTTCGCGGACGTGGACGCCCTGGTCGAGCGGGCGCTGGCTGCCTTCACGCAGCCGGACGAGCCGCGCCGCGTGACCTCCGGGGACCGGGAACTGGAGGTCACGGGCCGCTGGCTGGTCATGCATCCCCTGACGCACGAGTTCCACCACAAGGGCCAGCTCCTGACGATGGGCCGCGTGCTGGGCTTCCCGTACCCGGCAGGGCCTGACACAGACCTGGGGCCGCCGCTTCCTCCGGCAGCCCTGGGGCTGCTGACGGAGCCCGGCGCTTGA
- a CDS encoding IMPACT family protein, whose protein sequence is MAPTDLPAPFTTLAGPHRTDAVIENSEFLTFADRADTPGDALAQLSALRARYPDATHHCWAYRIGGAYRFGDDGEPGGTAGAPILRAIEGQGVDRVMVVVVRFYGGVKLGAGGLARAYGGGAAECLRTAARLEVRPRRTVRVAVPFDALSGLYHLLGTWDVTRGEETYTAIGVELDVHLYPEDTGAFAAALRDATRGAAVTDLE, encoded by the coding sequence ATGGCGCCGACCGACCTGCCCGCGCCGTTCACGACCCTGGCCGGGCCGCACCGCACGGACGCGGTGATCGAGAACAGCGAGTTCCTGACCTTCGCCGACCGCGCCGACACGCCAGGGGACGCGCTGGCGCAGCTGTCGGCCCTGCGGGCGCGCTACCCGGACGCCACGCACCACTGCTGGGCGTACCGCATCGGCGGCGCGTACCGCTTCGGCGACGACGGCGAGCCGGGCGGCACGGCGGGCGCGCCGATCCTGCGGGCCATCGAGGGTCAGGGCGTGGACCGCGTGATGGTCGTCGTGGTGCGCTTCTACGGCGGCGTGAAACTGGGCGCCGGCGGGCTGGCGCGCGCCTACGGGGGCGGCGCGGCCGAGTGCCTGCGCACCGCCGCGCGGCTGGAGGTCCGCCCGCGCCGCACCGTGCGGGTCGCGGTGCCCTTCGACGCGCTCAGCGGGCTGTACCACCTGCTGGGCACCTGGGACGTCACGCGCGGCGAGGAGACGTACACGGCCATTGGTGTGGAACTCGACGTGCACCTCTATCCCGAGGACACCGGGGCCTTCGCAGCGGCCCTGCGGGACGCGACGCGCGGCGCGGCGGTGACCGACCTTGAGTGA
- a CDS encoding ATP-binding protein, which produces MSDLAPTPTLSPPAPTPSAPTPPDLITLGDLHLGRFRKVKSLLLLVYVSLEGPTPRRRLATLLWPGAARPEGSLRVALHALREVYPDALGGEERLSTPLTGDAARLLTRRGEAAWDAYAGPFLHGVPLSGVSTEFEEWVEAQRERLARHVQEEALRAAETAEPGRAADWAARAYRTPGAPPPEADLLRRALPLTLPGSPLEAEIRAELGELDEGTPTPASAPRVAARMLGREAELDTLLAWTLAPQGDPPAGGAALITGPGGIGKSTLTRELLRELTRLDRPATLVDAEGASSAAELSARLGGALTPGQAAPPTLAALSDHLPPHATVLLDGADALNDLPDLLRALRRDLPGVRWVISSRRSPPGLLGEGDLLLPLAGLPQAPPEADLAQIAASSATQLFLREAARTRRDLTLTPANAALIAGITRRLHGHPLALALAASWLRVEHLDAVYARVLTEAAQLTPEGGGSDGRRGLTAVARRSWDLLTPSSNARRCA; this is translated from the coding sequence TTGAGTGACCTGGCCCCCACCCCGACGCTGTCCCCACCCGCGCCGACTCCATCCGCGCCGACCCCGCCGGACCTGATCACGCTGGGCGACCTGCACCTGGGCCGCTTCCGCAAGGTCAAATCCCTGCTGCTGCTCGTGTACGTGTCGCTCGAAGGCCCCACGCCACGCCGCCGGCTGGCGACCCTGCTGTGGCCCGGCGCCGCCCGCCCGGAAGGCAGCCTGCGCGTGGCCCTGCACGCCCTGCGCGAGGTGTACCCCGACGCGCTGGGCGGCGAGGAGCGCCTGAGCACCCCCCTGACCGGCGACGCCGCCCGCCTGCTGACCCGGCGCGGCGAGGCCGCCTGGGACGCTTACGCCGGGCCGTTCCTGCACGGCGTGCCGCTCAGCGGCGTCTCGACCGAGTTCGAGGAGTGGGTGGAGGCGCAGCGCGAACGCCTCGCGCGGCACGTGCAGGAGGAGGCCCTGCGCGCCGCCGAGACCGCCGAACCGGGCCGCGCCGCCGACTGGGCCGCGCGGGCCTACCGCACCCCGGGCGCCCCACCGCCCGAGGCGGACCTGCTGCGCCGCGCGCTGCCGCTGACGCTGCCCGGCTCGCCGCTGGAGGCGGAGATCCGCGCGGAACTGGGCGAACTGGACGAGGGGACGCCCACCCCGGCCTCCGCACCCCGCGTGGCCGCGCGCATGCTGGGCCGCGAGGCGGAACTCGACACGCTGCTCGCCTGGACCCTCGCCCCGCAGGGGGACCCCCCGGCAGGCGGCGCGGCCCTGATCACCGGCCCCGGCGGGATCGGCAAGAGCACCCTGACCCGCGAACTCCTGCGGGAACTGACCCGCCTGGACCGCCCCGCGACCCTCGTGGACGCCGAGGGCGCCAGCAGCGCCGCCGAACTGAGCGCCCGCCTCGGCGGCGCCCTCACGCCCGGCCAGGCCGCGCCCCCCACCCTGGCCGCCCTGAGCGACCACCTGCCCCCGCACGCCACGGTCCTGCTGGACGGCGCGGACGCCCTGAACGACCTCCCGGACCTGCTGCGCGCCCTGCGCCGCGACCTGCCCGGCGTGCGCTGGGTGATCAGCAGCCGCCGCAGCCCCCCCGGCCTGCTGGGGGAAGGGGACCTGCTGCTGCCCCTCGCGGGCCTCCCCCAGGCTCCGCCGGAAGCGGACCTCGCGCAGATCGCCGCGAGCAGCGCCACTCAACTCTTCCTGCGCGAAGCCGCCCGCACCCGCCGCGACCTCACCCTGACCCCCGCCAACGCCGCCCTGATCGCCGGAATCACCCGCCGCCTCCACGGCCACCCCCTGGCGCTGGCCCTCGCCGCGTCCTGGCTGCGCGTCGAGCACCTCGACGCCGTGTACGCCCGCGTCCTCACCGAGGCCGCCCAGCTCACCCCGGAAGGCGGCGGCAGTGACGGCCGGCGCGGCCTGACCGCCGTCGCCCGCCGCTCCTGGGACCTCCTGACCCCGAGCAGCAACGCGCGGCGCTGCGCCTGA
- the ispF gene encoding 2-C-methyl-D-erythritol 2,4-cyclodiphosphate synthase — protein MSSWPFRVGFGEDAHRLEAGRRLVLGGVEIGHAELGAVAHSDGDAVLHVVADALLSGLALGDIGGYFPDTAEQWRGMDSRVIVERALALVQERGWVPVNVAVVVTLDRPKLGPLRAEIARSVAALLALPEGDVGVSFKTSEGLAPLHVQTRATVLLARVAEAGGE, from the coding sequence ATGAGTTCGTGGCCGTTCAGGGTTGGATTCGGGGAGGACGCGCACCGTCTGGAGGCGGGGCGGCGGCTGGTGCTGGGCGGCGTGGAGATCGGGCACGCGGAGCTGGGAGCGGTGGCGCACAGTGACGGGGACGCCGTGCTGCACGTGGTGGCCGACGCGCTGCTGTCGGGGCTGGCGCTGGGGGATATCGGGGGGTACTTCCCGGACACGGCCGAGCAGTGGCGCGGGATGGACTCGCGCGTGATCGTGGAGCGGGCGCTGGCGCTGGTGCAGGAACGCGGCTGGGTGCCGGTGAACGTGGCGGTGGTGGTGACGCTGGACCGCCCGAAGCTGGGGCCGCTGCGCGCGGAGATCGCGCGGTCGGTGGCGGCGCTGCTCGCGCTGCCGGAAGGGGACGTGGGCGTGAGTTTCAAGACCTCCGAGGGACTGGCGCCGCTGCACGTGCAGACTCGGGCGACGGTGCTGCTGGCGCGCGTGGCGGAGGCCGGGGGTGAGTGA
- a CDS encoding FAD-binding domain-containing protein yields MTAPTADLSLDLPDAQLPGVLGAALTGLYTGEPRLPARPGGREAGLAALHAWTGAGYRERNHLSGNVSRLSMYLRHGMIGIREVAAHARHVLRGRERDEFLRQLTWGEFFRLVLRQEGARVLDNLEEPKYPARWTDALPDDVRAARTGLPCVDAWVTHLIRDGWLHNHERLWFAAYLIHWRGVHWRAGYAFFREHLLDGDIASNALSWQWVASTFSGKPYVMNQENVERFSGGRWCQDCTARCPFRGSYEDLEARLFSGRLPEEAPTSGTGDSRRAAPADEVVAAPIQPTGPTSPRVVWVHGDGLSVTDPALSACPDAPALFVFDRPFLSGTPIAFPRLAFMYQGVRDIAAGRRAPTHARVGAVAGELAAFARVYGAGELHVTRNFTPEFTRILAGVRAAHPDLRVVVHDPERLTSFDGPVRRFFGFWKKVEREVLQGAPSPDAPRRGHR; encoded by the coding sequence ATGACCGCCCCGACCGCCGACCTGTCCCTGGACCTCCCGGACGCGCAGCTGCCCGGCGTGCTCGGCGCGGCCCTGACCGGCCTGTACACCGGCGAGCCGCGCCTGCCCGCCCGGCCCGGCGGGCGTGAGGCGGGACTGGCGGCGCTGCACGCCTGGACCGGAGCCGGGTACCGCGAGCGCAACCACCTGTCAGGGAACGTGTCGCGCCTGAGCATGTACCTGCGGCACGGCATGATCGGCATCCGCGAGGTCGCCGCCCACGCCCGCCACGTCCTGCGGGGCCGCGAGCGCGACGAGTTCCTGCGGCAGCTCACCTGGGGGGAGTTCTTCCGGCTGGTGCTGCGCCAGGAGGGCGCGCGCGTGCTGGACAACCTGGAGGAGCCCAAGTACCCCGCGCGCTGGACGGACGCGCTGCCGGACGACGTCCGCGCGGCCCGCACGGGCCTGCCCTGCGTGGACGCCTGGGTCACGCACCTGATCCGGGACGGGTGGCTGCACAACCACGAGCGGCTGTGGTTCGCGGCGTACCTGATCCACTGGCGCGGCGTGCACTGGCGGGCCGGGTACGCCTTCTTCCGCGAGCACCTGCTGGATGGGGACATCGCCAGCAACGCCCTGTCGTGGCAGTGGGTGGCGAGCACCTTCAGTGGCAAGCCGTACGTCATGAATCAGGAGAACGTCGAGCGCTTCAGCGGGGGCCGCTGGTGCCAGGATTGCACCGCGCGGTGCCCGTTCCGGGGCAGCTACGAGGACCTGGAGGCGCGCCTGTTCAGTGGCCGACTGCCCGAGGAGGCCCCGACGTCCGGTACCGGAGACTCTCGCCGCGCCGCGCCAGCGGATGAGGTGGTGGCCGCGCCGATCCAGCCGACCGGGCCGACCTCCCCACGCGTGGTGTGGGTGCACGGGGACGGGCTGTCCGTGACGGACCCGGCCCTGAGCGCCTGCCCGGACGCCCCGGCGCTGTTCGTCTTCGACCGGCCGTTCCTGTCGGGGACGCCCATCGCGTTTCCCCGGCTGGCGTTCATGTACCAGGGCGTGCGGGACATCGCTGCTGGGCGCCGGGCGCCCACGCACGCGCGGGTGGGCGCGGTCGCCGGGGAACTCGCGGCGTTCGCCCGCGTGTACGGGGCGGGGGAACTGCACGTCACCCGCAACTTCACGCCGGAATTCACGCGCATCCTCGCGGGCGTGCGCGCCGCGCACCCGGACCTGCGGGTGGTCGTGCACGACCCCGAACGCCTGACGTCCTTCGACGGGCCGGTGCGGCGCTTCTTCGGCTTCTGGAAGAAGGTGGAACGCGAGGTGTTGCAGGGCGCTCCCAGCCCCGACGCCCCCCGGCGCGGTCACCGCTGA
- a CDS encoding NUDIX domain-containing protein has translation MTHPNWAALTEDDTQPWETLDSRQLVSGFRTVFEDRVRLPNGAETTYQYRPRGPRAVFVLPVTAQGEAVLIRQYRYPLRATVTEVVAGGVERGEDLLAAAQRELLEEVGGAASEWVPLPGFYPQPSISGVIFYPFLALGVTLGDMHHEYTETIERLVVPLAEAYRRLDAGEVLDGSSSLTMWHARAVLAGRGLL, from the coding sequence ATGACTCACCCGAACTGGGCGGCGCTGACCGAGGACGACACGCAGCCGTGGGAGACCCTGGATTCACGTCAGCTCGTGTCGGGGTTCCGCACCGTGTTCGAGGATCGCGTGCGGCTCCCGAACGGCGCGGAGACGACCTACCAGTACCGCCCGCGCGGGCCGCGCGCTGTGTTCGTGCTGCCCGTCACGGCGCAGGGTGAGGCGGTCCTGATCCGCCAGTACCGCTACCCGCTGCGCGCGACCGTCACCGAGGTCGTCGCGGGCGGCGTGGAACGCGGCGAGGATCTGCTCGCGGCGGCCCAGCGGGAACTCCTGGAGGAGGTGGGCGGCGCGGCCAGCGAGTGGGTGCCGCTGCCCGGCTTCTACCCGCAGCCGAGCATCAGCGGCGTGATCTTCTACCCGTTCCTGGCGCTGGGCGTCACGCTGGGCGACATGCATCACGAGTACACCGAGACCATCGAGCGGCTGGTGGTGCCCCTGGCCGAGGCGTACCGCCGCCTGGACGCCGGTGAGGTGCTGGACGGGTCGAGCAGCCTGACGATGTGGCACGCGCGGGCCGTGCTGGCCGGGCGGGGCCTCCTCTGA
- a CDS encoding tRNA (cytidine(34)-2'-O)-methyltransferase yields the protein MSEGTPLLRVVLFEPEKAGNVGNVARTCAVLGADLHLIRPFGFHLHDREFRRAVMDYLEGVTLREHASWTAFQGTLEPGARVWAFSTHATELHTRAGFRRGDYLLFGPESRGLPAWLRDALPKLKLPQPGGGRSLNLSVAAGVAAFEAGRQIEGW from the coding sequence GTGAGTGAGGGGACGCCGCTGCTGCGCGTGGTGCTGTTCGAGCCGGAGAAGGCCGGGAACGTGGGCAACGTGGCGCGTACCTGCGCCGTGCTGGGCGCGGACCTGCACCTGATCCGCCCGTTCGGCTTCCACCTGCACGACCGCGAGTTCCGCCGCGCGGTGATGGACTACCTGGAGGGAGTGACGCTGCGCGAGCACGCCAGCTGGACGGCCTTCCAGGGCACGCTGGAGCCGGGCGCGCGGGTGTGGGCGTTCAGCACGCACGCGACCGAACTGCACACCCGGGCGGGCTTCCGGCGGGGGGATTACCTGCTGTTCGGGCCGGAATCGCGCGGGCTGCCCGCGTGGCTGCGCGACGCTCTGCCGAAACTGAAGCTGCCGCAGCCGGGCGGGGGCCGCAGCCTGAACCTGAGTGTCGCGGCGGGCGTGGCGGCGTTCGAGGCCGGGCGGCAGATCGAGGGCTGGTGA